In Sphingobacteriaceae bacterium, the following proteins share a genomic window:
- a CDS encoding PAS domain-containing sensor histidine kinase: MELTENKDLLQTVFDSAPNGIAVMKTAKDEKGKVKDFSILLFNAYTRNWIGNIEYKGKLYGDIFPGMKVNGVLEKFIKVAETGETGSFETWQEGEGVKNWFHFTAVKQGDLLVVTTEDRTESKKAELALKNSLDVAEKQQRLYDSIANNTPDLVYVFSLAYKFSYANKALLTMWGKTAEDAIGKGLRENGYEEWHAQMHEREIDEIIATKKSIRGTVAFPHAELGSRVYDYILVPVFNAQGEVEAIAGTTRDVTDFKRIEGKLLQSETRLRSMIDQTPAPTMVLMGHDLVIEQINKRMLQMIGRGEEIIGHPLINVMPELRGQYIWEQVEKVFEQGVPFTQLEVQVAHSRSGVMQDYFYNIAYRPLRENEQIVGMIQVAIDVTEQVVARKKLEESEKRYKVLAENLEGQVNARTKELQRSNEDLQQFAHVASHDLKEPVRKIKTFIGRLKDQLHDTLDDSSARFIDRINVATDRMFTMIDGVLAYSTTNAGEQKPELIDLNEVIKNIENDLEVSLQKTNGKIHLHNLPKLEGAPVLIYQLFYNLINNSIKFAQKGLAPQISLSSEMDNTWNDLVHITLKDNGIGFEPENALQIFETFTRLNSKDKYEGTGLGLALCKKIVERHGGSITAAGKPDKGATFIITLPLHQKEASL; this comes from the coding sequence ATGGAATTAACAGAAAATAAAGATCTCTTACAAACCGTTTTCGATTCAGCACCCAACGGAATTGCCGTTATGAAGACGGCGAAAGATGAAAAAGGAAAAGTGAAAGATTTCTCCATTCTGCTTTTTAATGCTTATACACGCAATTGGATTGGCAACATAGAATACAAAGGAAAACTCTATGGCGATATTTTTCCAGGCATGAAAGTCAATGGAGTTCTTGAAAAATTTATAAAGGTAGCTGAGACAGGTGAAACAGGGAGCTTTGAAACCTGGCAGGAAGGAGAAGGGGTAAAAAATTGGTTTCATTTCACTGCAGTAAAACAAGGAGATTTATTAGTAGTAACCACAGAGGATAGAACCGAATCTAAAAAGGCTGAACTGGCTTTAAAGAATTCTCTGGATGTTGCAGAAAAACAACAAAGACTTTACGATTCCATAGCCAATAATACTCCTGATCTTGTTTATGTATTCAGCCTGGCTTATAAATTTTCTTATGCCAATAAAGCGTTACTCACTATGTGGGGCAAAACCGCAGAAGACGCCATAGGCAAGGGGCTGCGCGAAAACGGCTATGAAGAATGGCATGCACAGATGCATGAACGCGAAATTGACGAGATCATTGCAACGAAAAAATCCATCCGTGGCACGGTCGCATTTCCCCACGCTGAATTAGGAAGTCGTGTGTACGACTATATCCTGGTGCCTGTTTTTAATGCTCAAGGAGAGGTGGAAGCTATTGCCGGCACAACACGCGATGTAACCGACTTTAAAAGGATTGAGGGAAAACTTCTGCAAAGCGAGACGCGGCTTAGATCAATGATTGATCAAACCCCGGCTCCCACAATGGTTTTGATGGGGCATGATCTTGTGATCGAACAAATTAATAAGCGCATGCTGCAAATGATAGGTCGCGGAGAAGAAATTATAGGGCATCCGTTAATCAACGTAATGCCTGAACTCAGAGGACAGTATATATGGGAGCAGGTGGAAAAAGTTTTTGAACAGGGCGTTCCTTTCACCCAGCTTGAAGTGCAAGTTGCTCATAGTCGCAGCGGCGTTATGCAGGATTATTTTTACAACATAGCCTACCGTCCTTTAAGAGAAAACGAGCAAATAGTTGGTATGATTCAGGTAGCCATAGACGTGACAGAACAGGTTGTAGCGAGAAAAAAACTGGAAGAAAGTGAAAAACGCTATAAAGTTTTAGCAGAAAACCTGGAAGGACAAGTGAATGCCCGTACAAAAGAACTGCAGCGCTCTAATGAAGACTTGCAGCAGTTTGCCCACGTAGCATCGCATGACTTAAAGGAGCCTGTGAGAAAAATCAAAACATTTATAGGAAGACTAAAGGATCAACTGCACGATACTTTAGACGACTCTTCTGCACGCTTTATCGACAGGATTAATGTGGCAACTGATCGTATGTTTACCATGATTGATGGCGTGTTAGCTTACTCCACCACCAATGCAGGCGAGCAAAAACCTGAACTAATTGATCTGAATGAAGTCATAAAAAATATTGAAAATGATCTGGAAGTTTCTTTACAAAAAACAAATGGAAAAATTCACCTTCATAATCTTCCAAAGCTGGAAGGTGCACCTGTACTTATTTATCAACTGTTCTATAATCTCATTAATAATTCCATAAAGTTTGCACAAAAAGGTTTGGCACCGCAAATTTCGCTCTCCTCTGAGATGGATAACACATGGAACGATTTGGTCCATATAACTTTAAAAGATAATGGCATAGGGTTTGAGCCTGAAAATGCTTTACAGATATTTGAGACTTTTACGCGACTTAACTCTAAAGACAAATATGAAGGCACAGGCCTTGGACTAGCACTTTGCAAAAAAATCGTAGAGCGTCACGGAGGCAGCATTACGGCTGCTGGAAAGCCCGATAAGGGCGCGACTTTTATTATCACACTTCCTTTACATCAAAAAGAAGCGAGCCTTTAA
- a CDS encoding rRNA adenine methyltransferase has protein sequence MQFDPRNPIVKLCLQGMDLETQNKPEEALRLFLQAYNEATQDFEKFIAAYYIARHQKEVREKLRWLESVLEMGLKINDDSVKSAFPFLYSTIAKCCEDLKDFENAKKNHELAQASNDKPTDKGPFYHGTRADLKTGDLLTPGKGSNYKSDLTMNHIYFTALLNSAGLAAALANGDTPERVYIIEPTENFENDPNVTDKKFPGNPTRSYRTNGALKITGEAKEWLRQSPEEIQKWREKLANSDGQIIN, from the coding sequence ATGCAATTTGACCCGCGTAACCCCATAGTAAAACTCTGCCTGCAGGGAATGGACCTGGAAACACAGAACAAACCTGAAGAAGCACTGCGTTTATTTCTTCAAGCGTATAACGAGGCGACCCAGGACTTCGAAAAATTTATCGCGGCATATTATATCGCGCGGCATCAAAAAGAAGTTCGCGAAAAATTAAGATGGTTAGAGTCTGTATTAGAAATGGGCTTGAAAATAAATGACGATTCGGTTAAATCCGCGTTTCCATTTCTTTATTCAACTATTGCAAAATGTTGCGAAGACCTAAAGGATTTTGAAAACGCTAAAAAGAATCACGAGCTCGCTCAGGCCAGTAATGATAAACCCACTGACAAAGGCCCTTTTTACCACGGAACCAGGGCGGACCTGAAAACCGGGGATCTGTTAACTCCAGGTAAGGGATCGAATTACAAATCTGATTTAACCATGAATCATATTTATTTTACCGCCCTTTTAAATAGCGCCGGACTTGCGGCCGCGTTGGCTAATGGAGATACACCTGAACGCGTATATATTATAGAACCTACAGAGAATTTTGAAAATGATCCCAACGTTACGGACAAAAAATTTCCCGGTAATCCAACCCGTTCCTATCGCACAAACGGAGCTCTGAAAATTACTGGAGAAGCCAAAGAATGGCTGAGACAATCACCTGAAGAAATTCAGAAGTGGCGTGAAAAGCTGGCGAATAGCGACGGGCAAATTATTAATTAA
- the dnaB gene encoding replicative DNA helicase, which produces MNQDNQNKTRKRILTSSAPNTNEIGKLPPQAVELEEAVLGAMLLEREALSTVIDILSPEAFYKEQNSRVFAAMISLFNRSEPVDILTVTQELKRTGELEIVGGSYYVSALTNRIASSANIEFHARIVAQKYLQRELIRLSTETIKSAYEDSTDVFELLDETTKNIFEILDSNVRKQHDKMSTLIAKAITEIESAANQKDGLLGVPSGFTAMDRITGGWQKSDLLILAARPGMGKTAFVVSMAKNAAVEFNKPVAIFSLEMSSLQLVKRLISSETEISQDKILKGNLDNHEFVQLNERIKKLAVAPLYIDDSPALSIFELRAKARRLVENHKVELIIIDYLQLMSGGPDAKGNREQEISQISRGLKSLAKELEIPIIALSQLSRQVENRPGGSKRPQLSDLRESGAIEQDADMVMFIYRPEYYGLEVDENNEPTRGRAEVIIAKNRHGSLETVKLRFIGQYAKFADLDYTEGQDIIYNQNNPGPLQQNDDFLNNNGTKTVASKNWDRIEDTPAPDIIKRNDIEDFNEPPF; this is translated from the coding sequence ATGAATCAGGATAATCAGAATAAAACACGTAAACGCATTTTAACTTCATCTGCCCCCAACACGAATGAAATAGGAAAATTACCGCCACAAGCTGTAGAACTTGAGGAAGCTGTACTAGGTGCCATGTTACTTGAAAGAGAAGCATTGAGTACCGTTATTGATATTTTAAGTCCGGAAGCTTTTTACAAAGAGCAAAACAGCCGGGTATTTGCCGCTATGATTTCGTTGTTTAACCGTTCAGAACCTGTGGATATTCTGACAGTGACGCAGGAATTAAAGCGTACCGGAGAATTAGAGATTGTGGGTGGTTCGTACTATGTATCGGCTCTTACCAACCGTATTGCTTCTTCTGCTAATATTGAATTTCATGCCCGTATTGTGGCGCAAAAATATTTACAACGCGAACTTATTCGTTTAAGCACCGAAACTATTAAATCGGCTTACGAAGACAGTACCGATGTATTTGAATTACTGGACGAGACAACAAAGAATATTTTTGAAATTCTCGATTCTAACGTGCGTAAACAACACGATAAGATGAGTACGCTTATTGCAAAAGCGATCACCGAAATTGAAAGTGCAGCGAACCAAAAAGATGGTCTCTTAGGTGTGCCCAGCGGTTTTACGGCCATGGACCGTATTACAGGGGGATGGCAGAAATCAGATTTATTGATTCTTGCGGCCCGTCCCGGTATGGGAAAAACGGCCTTCGTTGTTTCGATGGCGAAAAATGCGGCGGTAGAATTTAATAAGCCGGTTGCGATCTTCAGCTTAGAGATGAGCAGTCTTCAGTTGGTAAAACGTTTGATCTCCAGTGAAACAGAGATCTCGCAGGATAAGATCTTAAAAGGAAATTTAGATAATCATGAATTCGTTCAATTGAACGAACGTATTAAAAAGTTGGCTGTAGCGCCTTTATACATAGACGATTCGCCGGCCCTCTCTATTTTTGAATTGCGTGCTAAAGCGCGTCGTTTGGTTGAGAACCATAAAGTAGAGCTGATCATTATTGACTACTTACAGTTAATGAGTGGGGGTCCGGATGCTAAAGGAAACCGTGAACAGGAGATCTCTCAGATCTCGCGTGGTTTAAAAAGTTTGGCTAAGGAGTTAGAGATTCCAATCATTGCCTTATCGCAGTTGAGTCGCCAGGTAGAGAACAGACCGGGAGGCAGCAAACGTCCGCAATTGAGTGATTTACGTGAATCGGGAGCTATTGAACAGGATGCCGATATGGTAATGTTTATTTACCGTCCGGAGTATTACGGTTTGGAGGTTGACGAAAACAACGAACCTACGCGTGGGCGCGCGGAAGTGATTATTGCCAAGAACAGGCACGGGTCTTTGGAAACTGTGAAGCTGCGTTTTATTGGTCAGTACGCGAAGTTTGCCGATTTAGATTATACAGAAGGTCAGGATATTATTTACAATCAGAATAATCCTGGTCCTTTACAACAAAACGATGACTTCTTAAATAACAACGGTACCAAAACGGTTGCTTCTAAAAACTGGGATCGTATTGAAGATACGCCTGCTCCGGATATCATTAAGAGAAATGACATTGAAGATTTTAATGAACCACCGTTCTAG